One genomic region from Mastacembelus armatus chromosome 21, fMasArm1.2, whole genome shotgun sequence encodes:
- the ranbp2 gene encoding ranBP2-like and GRIP domain-containing protein 3 isoform X1, protein MRRSKAEVDRYVSSVQSSSPSLKEKPVKGFLFAKLYFEAKEYELAKRHVSEYLRVQERDPKAHKFLGQLYEREGDISKAVGCYKRSVDLNPAQRDLVLKVAELLVSKDECDSRAEFWVEKAAKLLPGNPAVFNLKERLLSRQGQQGWSRLLKLLEAELATRPADAHMNVRLVQLLCQHGQLDEAIKHCLAAEKRGMLNHSLDWYTVVVHTLQEYLAQSSVSSNEKVCRHLQRELLLAHCSLLRITLSESSVHPSRDALKGFDHAMQTLSSVAGRHTDELCEVFVEMRGHLYLHAATLLLKLAQDRQQTWRAIIDFAALCYLLAYQVPRPKPKMTKREQSAPQLLELLANDRQSQAGHMLLNLSTDPVTLIREVVEAFGNRSGQDSLFELLFGSQASTGSSFIANDDIHSINTMAPELSQLAKCDTGSILLHGGNLQHLSWLGLQWTLLAQRPALRDWLPQLFPRLTLETSRLDTNAPESICLLDLEVFLHGVVFCSHCQLKEMAKISSGVNLQQQQQLYEPRCLPLPLLRLLTTDRQREWWDAIYSLIHKRAAPGMSAKLRMIVQHGLNTLRAIEKHGLQPALAIHWAQCLIQTGDGVNSYYDQKEYIARSVHYWKVVLPMLERIKNRRSIPEPLDPLFIHFPSRDIQVSSVKGYEEEAKIAYAALLDIEGKTEEAIATLETINNMSSVWHLAQIYQRLSEEASNGVEETQDRCITFLKKFRTYLSKIYSANADDIERLPVSMEEVVDLLNDVNQQLEDIGEAMDEEEEKVKEENGRRGPAHSSPAQPTETNATISHIKFSSPSPSKSLISPSKRLISPKTPPHWVEDQKSLLQMLCQQVEALKNEVHDLRHNSSGNTGSPHKMYGESYGAEGLQEAFTPVQSYHGAPLTVATTGPSVYYNQSPAYNSQYLLRTAANVTPTKGPMYGINRMPPQQHMYTYQQPTHTPPLQTTPACIYPPQDQVFGGPLRFESPATSLLSPYSEEYYGQGVTQQTTNPPLPEPGYFTKPSVVPVQPPKSIEGKAVDFAKLSFSQQAPAEIPKVPSFGAGAVAQSTPSAAFKFNSNFKSNDGDFTFSPSQAKHSESLLGLLTSDIPSKTDMVPEKPPAQEQPPNQTGIFTFGAKSTTGFSFVDSAQSTGTGNLFGKVEQPFKFGDVTKPLFGLGKPAAEDEKAAESDNDSTHVEEDEDGPHFEPIVPLPDKVDVKTGEEEEEEMFCNRAKLYRFDTETKEWKERGIGNVKILKHSTKGKVRLLMRREQVLKICANHYITADMLLKPNAGSDKSWVWNAIDYADEEPKPEQLAIRFKTVDEASLFKARFEEAQKIVLKSTEKHSQQKKKEESQKDSDSLAAQFALKEGEWECTVCCVRNKPTDMQCVACQSACPNSSSKSDIQTSAESKPSLFTFKFGTDSSKPSGSGSTFTGFGAFGGSIPSFTFGTSTSKSTDTVTNTFGSGFGTQFGQKPGQWDCDVCSTTNEASADICVSCKALKASTKTAAVVQATPVVSNLPAVTGSGTDFAKNDAQWDCNACLVRNDASASECVSCHAPCETPSLEAMFAKKDGEWDCDTCLVRNDASANKCAACQTPNPNAKSTTSTAPSASTFTFSFGTKSSTSQPTATGFTVPFGTGGTFQFGQNKDKSSVTSFKFEAPQSTSSTTTTTSGFSFSMPIPAGGFKFGIQDTAKETHSTVKQASPSCSASSLLKSIADKHSDKENVSTPSVGETQQDQNPLIAGKPNTFSFADLAKSTGGDFQFGQKDPNFKGFSGAGEQVFSSFQATPTKTDVSNEQDEDDMYKTEENDDIQFEPVVQIPEKVDLVTGEEDEQVLYSQRVKLFRFDSNTSQWKERGVGTLKFLKNNTNGKLRVLMRREQVLKVCANHWITTTMNLKPLAGSDKAWIWMANDVSDGDAKLEQLAAKFKSPELAEEFKEKFEECQRLLLDIPLQTPHKLVDTGRTAHLIQKAEEMKSGLKDLKFFLTDEKTKIQDDDHQADITTSSNVSGLVIKAHGETTGPTLEWDNYDLQEDALDDSSVYASPIASSPLRKNLFRFGESTGGFNFSFQPGISPSKSPKSPKLNQSRASVGTDDEQDVTQDEERDGQYFEPVVPLPDLVEISTGEENEQVVFSHRAKLYRYDKELGQWKERGIGDLKILQNYETKRVRLIMRRDQVLKICANHWINAAMKLEPMKGAEKAWVWSAMDFAEAGEGNIEQLAVRFKLQDTANTFKQVFEEAKIAQQKEELMTPVTSRVASSQDSGPAESTKTATTVCGKAAIAVLDETTKECTKLSPDSKSGASSSQSPVNPSKTVVSPPKFVFGADSLQKFFGTSAPKSHPEAEVSGSDCKAKGSGHPAKALFAAPAFKIPERGLDFRLFKDNPMAFWTSTSITQSEPPEPPQAEGGDAGLNEDSEVEVVYVREPTAEQAALARRLLLPLTFFCYQSDPGYVSDDQTDDEDFESAVKALKGKLYRDRPGRKAAACGDEPDCQVVWEKKPTPEQEEKAKSLQLPPTFFCGLSTTDSDLDQDKPEDFETEVRKAQQDLDAQLNKDKKTSCSTAVAHEQLVSSTEAAGSTSPAEVQTSDDPTETGSEAPSSSSPIDLSTKKSSETESNSGTAALTPATTSQVITIPPTADSTSFGFNSLGGFSFADLAKNNEGFAFGKKDTNFSWANAGAAVFGSTVPSSPKNNGEEEGSDEEEASNNVDIHFEPIVSLPEVETKSGEEDEEILFKERTRLYRWDRDASQWKERGIGDIKILFHPSKHFYRILMRRDQVLRVCANHTISQAMELKPMNASANALIWTATDYSDGDAVVEQLAAKFKTPEIAESFKKIFCECQNRMGQTSSDPSCATSPQMSRIQEHSRDNNPQVFLKVSADGEPLGTITIELFSHIVPKTAENFRALCTGEKGFGLKDSIFHRVIPDFMCQGGDITNGDGTGGKTIYGSKFEDENFDVRHTGPGIVSMANCGRDTNNSQFFITLKKAEHLDFKHVAFGWVRDGMGVVQQMGELGTKGGLPKKKLVITDCGQL, encoded by the exons ATGCGGCGAAGTAAGGCAGAAGTGGACCGGTACGTGTCCTCAGTCCAGAGTTCCTCTCCATCACTCAAAGAG AAACCAGTGAAAGGGTTTTTGTTTGCTAAATTGTACTTTGAAGCAAAGGAATATGAACTTGCCAAAAG ACATGTATCAGAGTATCTCAGAGTCCAGGAGAGGGATCCCAAAGCACACAAATTTCTTGGACAGCTTtatgagagagaaggagacatCAGCAAGGCAGTAGGATGCTACAAG AGGTCAGTGGACCTGAATCCAGCCCAGAGAGACCTGGTGCTCAAGGTGGCTGAGTTACTGGTCAGCAAGGATGAAtgtgacagcagagcagaaTTCTGGGTGGAGAAAGCTGCAAAGCTGCTGCCTGGAAACCCTGCAGTCTTTAACCTGAAG GAGCGTCTGTTGAGTCGTCAGGGTCAACAGGGTTGGAGTCGTTTACTTAAACTCCTTGAGGCCGAACTGGCAACAAGGCCAGCTGACGCACACATGAATGTGAGGCTGGTCCAGCTGTTGTGTCAGCACGGTCAGCTGGATGAGGCCATCAAGCATTGTCTGGCTGCTGAGAAAAGGGGAATGCTAAACCACAGTCTGGACTGGTACACAGTGGTGGTGCACACATTACAG GAGTATCTGGCTCAATCCAGTGTCTCTAGCAATGAAAAGGTGTGTCGGCATCTCCAGAGGGAACTGCTCTTGGCTCATTGCAGCCTGCTAAGAATCACACTGTCTGAAAGCAGTGTACATCCCAGCCGTGATGCACTCAAAGG ATTTGACCATGCTATGCAGACACTGAGCAGTGTTGCAGGCCGTCATACAGATGAGCTTTGTGAGGTGTTTGTGGAGATGAGAGGTCACCTCTACCTGCATGCTGCTACACTGCTGCTGAAGCTGGCTCAGGATCGCCAACAGACTTGGAGGGCTATCATTGACTTTGCTGCACTGTGCTATCTGCTGGCGTACCAG GTCCCCAGACCAAAGCCTAAAATGACCAAAAGAGAACAGTCAGCTCCACAGCTTCTCGAGCTGCTGGCCAACGATCGACAGAGTCAGGCAGGACATATGTTGCTCAATCTGAGCACTGATCCAGTCACCTTGATCAGAGAG GTTGTGGAGGCATTTGGAAACCGGAGTGGTCAGGACTCTTTATTTGAACTCCTGTTTGGATCACAAGCCTCCACTGGATCTTCATTTATTGCCAATGATGACATCCATTCCATTAACACCATGGCTCCAGAGCTCTCTCAGCTTGCTAAATGTGACACTG GCTCCATCCTGCTGCATGGTGGCAATTTACAACACCTGAGTTGGTTGGGGCTGCAGTGGACTCTTTTGGCCCAAAGACCAGCACTGCGTGACTGGCTACCACAGCTCTTTCCCAGGCTTACCTTGGAAACCTCCAGACTGGACACCAATGCACCAGAATCCATCTGCCTGCTGGACCTGGAG GTGTTTTTACATGGTGTGGTGTTTTGTAGCCACTGTCAGCTTAAGGAAATGGCAAAGATCAGCAGTGGAGTGAacctgcagcaacaacagcagctctaTGAACCTCGCTGCCTCCCCCTTCCATTACTTCGACTCTTGACCACTGATAGACAGAGGGAGTGGTGGGACGCCATCTATAGCCTCATTCACAAACGAGCTGC TCCTGGCATGTCAGCCAAACTGCGGATGATTGTGCAGCATGGACTGAACACTCTGAGGGCCATAGAAAAACATGGGCTCCAACCAGCACTGGCCATCCATTGGGCTCAGTGTCTCATTCAGacg GGTGATGGAGTGAACTCATATTACGACCAGAAGGAGTACATTGCCCGCAGTGTCCACTACTGGAAAGTTGTTCTTCCGATGTTGGAAAGGATCAAAAACCGACGCAGTATACCTGAACCACTTGATCCCCTTTTCATACACTTTCCCTCCAGAGATATTCAG GTTTCTTCTGTGAAGGGCTATGAAGAAGAAGCCAAGATAGCATATGCTGCTCTCCTTGACATTGAAGGCAAGACAGAGGAGGCCATCGCTACCTTGGAAACTATCAATAATATGTCATCTGTTTGGCATTTGGCCCAG ATCTACCAGCGGCTTTCAGAGGAAGCCAGCAATGGGGTTGAGGAGACCCAAGACAGGTGCATCACTTTTCTGAAAAAGTTCAGGACCTACCTGTCTAAGATCTACAGTGCCAATGCAGATGATATTGAGAGG CTGCCTGTATCCATGGAGGAAGTTGTGGACCTTTTGAATGATGTGAACCAGCAGCTTGAGGACATTGGGGAGGCCatggatgaggaagaggagaaagtgaAGGAGGAGAATGGCCGAAGAGGACCAGCTCACTCCAGTCCTGCTCAACCCACAGAAACCAATGCCACCATATCTCACATTAaattttcttctccctctcctaGCAAAAGCCTCATCTCTCCTTCCAAAAGACTG ATTTCTCCCAAAACACCACCTCACTGGGTGGAGGACCAGAAAAGTCTCCTTCAGATGCTGTGTCAGCAGGTTGAAGCGCTCAAG AATGAAGTTCATGATCTGAGACACAACTCTTCAGGGAACACTGGCTCTCCTCATAAGATGTATGGGGAGAGCTATGGAGCTGAGGGCCTACAGGAGGCTTTTACCCCTGTCCAGTCCTACCATGGGGCCCCTCTAACCG TTGCCACCACAGGCCCCTCAGTGTACTACAATCAGTCTCCTGCTTACAACTCCCAGTATCTCCTGCGCACAGCAGCAAATGTAACCCCTACCAAG GGCCCAATGTATGGTATAAACCGCATGCCACCTCAGCAGCATATGTATACCTACCAGCAGCCTACTCACACACCTCCACTGCAGACAACCCCAGCCTGTATATACCCTCCTCAAGATCAAGTGTTTGGTGGCCCTCTGCGATTTGAATCACCAGCCACAAGCCTTCTTTCCCCATATAGTGAAGAATATTATGGCCAAGGTGTAACCCAACAAACCACAAACCCTCCTCTCCCTGAGCCTGGCTACTTCACCAAACCGTCTGTAGTTCCTGTTCAGCCACCAAAGAGCATCGAGGGAAAGGCTGTGGACTTTGCGAAGCTCTCTTTCAGCCAGCAGGCACCTGCGGAAATCCCCAAAGTTCCTAGTTTTGGAGCAGGAGCAGTTGCCCAGTCAACACcttcagctgcttttaaatTTAACTCCAACTTTAAATCCAATGATGGAGATTTTACTTTCTCACCTTCTCAGGCCAAGCACAGTGAAAGCCTGCTTGGTCTTCTTACGTCAGACATTCCTTCTAAAACAGATATGGTTCCAGAGAAGCCTCCAGCTCAAGAGCAGCCCCCTAACCAAACAGGCATCTTCACCTTTGGTGCTAAAAGCACTACTGGCTTCTCCTTTGTTGATTCAGCACAGAGCACAGGTACTGGGAATCTGTTCGGAAAGGTGGAACAGCCATTTAAATTTGGGGATGTAACCAAGCCTTTGTTTGGGTTAGGCAAGCCTGCTGCAGAGGATGAGAAGGCAGCAGAGAGCGACAATGACAGCACTCAtgttgaggaggatgaggatggtcCTCACTTTGAACCGATTGTACCTCTTCCTGATAAAGTGGATGTGAAaacaggtgaggaagaggaggaagagatgtTTTGCAACAGGGCAAAGCTGTATCGAtttgacacagagacaaaagaatGGAAAGAAAGGGGAATTGGCAATGTTAAAATCTTAAAACACAGCACTAAAGGGAAGGTTCGCCTCTTAATGAGAAGGGAGCAGGTTCTTAAGATCTGTGCCAACCACTACATCACTGCTGACATGCTACTGAAACCAAATGCTGGTTCTGACAAATCTTGGGTCTGGAATGCCATTGATTATGCAGATGAAGAGCCCAAGCCTGAGCAGCTAGCCATCCGCTTTAAAACGGTAGATGAAGCATCACTTTTCAAAGCTAGATTTGAGGAAGCCCAGAAAATTGTGCTTAAATCAACGGAGAAGCACagtcagcagaaaaagaaagaggaaagccAAAAAGATTCTGACTCACTGGCAGCCCAGTTTGCACTGAAAGAAGGAGAATGGGAGTGCACTGTGTGCTGTGTAAGAAATAAACCCACTGATATGCAATGTGTCGCTTGTCAAAGTGCCTGTCCAAATTCTTCATCAAAATCGGACATTCAGACCTCTGCTGAAAGCAAGCCCAGTCTCTTTACATTCAAATTTGGAACAGATTCATCAAAACCCAGTGGTTCTGGCTCCACGTTTACTGGATTTGGTGCTTTTGGAGGTTCAATACCCTCATTTACATTTGGCACCAGCACCTCAAAATCTACTGACACAGTAACCAATACATTTGGTTCTGGCTTTGGCACTCAATTTGGACAGAAGCCAGGCCAGTGGGACTGTGATGTATGTTCTACAACAAACGAGGCCTCtgcagacatttgtgtttcctgtaaaGCTCTTAAAGCCTCAACTAAAACAGCTGCTGTAGTACAAGCCACACCAGTGGTATCTAATCTGCCAGCGGTGACCGGATCTGGGACTGACTTTGCAAAGAACGATGCACAGTGGGACTGCAATGCCTGCCTGGTTAGAAACGATGCATCAGCTTCTGAATGTGTTTCTTGCCATGCCCCATGTGAGACTCCCTCTTTAGAAGCCATGTTTGCCAAGAAGGATGGAGAATGGGATTGTGACACTTGTCTGGTGAGAAATGATGCTTCTGCCAATAAGTGCGCAGCTTGTCAGACACCAAACCCAAATGCTAAAAGCACCACCAGCACAGCTCCCTCAGCCTCTACCTTTACATTTAGCTTTGGAACCAAGAGTTCAACAAGTCAGCCTACTGCAACTGGGTTCACAGTGCCTTTTGGGACCGGAGGTACTTTTCAGTTTGgtcaaaacaaagataaaagcTCAGTTACTTCTTTCAAATTTGAAGCTCCTCAGTCAACAtctagtactactactactacttcaGGCTTCTCTTTTTCAATGCCCATTCCAGCTGGAGGCTTCAAGTTTGGCATTCAGGACACTGCAAAGGAGACACATTCAACTGTTAAACAGGCATCTCCATCATGTTCAGCCTCCAGTTTGCTTAAAAGCATAGCTGATAAACacagtgacaaagaaaatgtgtctacACCATCAGTGGGTGAAACGCAGCAAGATCAAAATCCATTAATTGCTGGAAAACCCAATACATTTAGTTTTGCGGACTTGGCAAAGTCCACTGGAGGAGACTTTCAGTTTGGGCAGAAAGACCCAAATTTCAAAGGTTTTTCTGGAGCTGGTGAGCAGGTGTTCTCATCATTCCAGGCAACACCCACGAAAACAGACGTCTCAAATGAACAGGACGAAGATGACATGTataaaacagaggaaaatgaTGATATCCAGTTTGAACCAGTGGTTCAAATTCCAGAGAAGGTGGACCTTGTGACCGGAGAAGAGGATGAGCAAGTTCTTTATTCTCAGCGTGTCAAACTGTTCAGATTTGACTCCAACACCAGTCAGTGGAAGGAGCGTGGTGTAGGAACCCTCAAATTTCTGAAGAACAACACTAATGGCAAGCTTAGGGTACTGATGAGAAGAGAGCAGGTTCTGAAGGTGTGTGCCAACCACTGGATCACCACCACTATGAATCTAAAACCCCTGGCAGGATCAGATAAAGCTTGGATCTGGATGGCCAATGATGTCTCTGATGGAGATGCTAAACTTGAACAGTTGGCTGCTAAGTTTAAGAGTCCAGAACTTGCTGAGGAGTTTAAGGAGAAATTTGAGGAGTGTCAAAGACTTCTTTTGGACATCCCCCTACAAACCCCCCACAAACTGGTTGACACAGGTAGAACAGCACATCTCATTCAGAAAGCAGAGGAAATGAAGTCTGGTTTGAAAGACCTGAAATTCTTTTTGAcagatgaaaaaacaaagattcaAGACGATGACCATCAAGCAGATATTACAACATCCAGCAATGTTTCAGGCCTTGTAATCAAAGCCCACGGTGAAACAACTGGTCCCACCTTGGAGTGGGATAACTATGACCTACAGGAAGACGCTTTAGATGACTCATCAGTCTATGCCTCTCCTATCGCCAGCAGCCCCCTAAGAAAGAACCTTTTCCGCTTTGGGGAATCCACTGGTGGCTTCAACTTCAGCTTCCAACCTGGCATCAGCCCCTCAAAGTCTCCAAAGTCTCCAAAGCTTAACCAGAGCAGAGCCTCAGTGGGTACTGATGATGAGCAGGATGTAACCCAGGATGAAGAGAGGGACGGCCAGTACTTTGAACCTGTGGTCCCTTTGCCTGACCTGGTGGAGATTTCTACAGGGGAGGAAAATGAACAGGTTGTCTTTAGTCACAGGGCCAAACTGTATCGCTATGATAAGGAACTGGGTCAGTGGAAGGAGAGGGGTATTGGAGACCTTAAGATCTTGCAGAACTATGAAACCAAACGAGTGAGGTTGATAATGAGAAGAGACCAGGTACTTAAGATCTGTGCCAACCATTGGATCAATGCAGCCATGAAGCTGGAACCTATGAAAGGTGCCGAGAAGGCCTGGGTCTGGAGTGCCATGGACTTTGCTGAAGCAGGTGAAGGTAATATCGAGCAGTTGGCTGTGAGATTCAAACTCCAGGACACTGCAAATACATTCAAACAGGTGTTCGAGGAGGCCAAGATTGCACAGCAAAAAGAGGAGCTTATGACTCCAGTGACATCCAGAGTTGCCTCATCTCAGGATAGTGGACCTGCAGAATCTACAAAGACTGCTACAACTGTATGTGGAAAAGCAGCCATCGCTGTTCTGGATGAGACCACCAAGGAGTGCACAAAGCTTTCCCCTGACAGTAAGTCAGGTGCATCCAGCTCTCAGAGTCCAGTCAATCCCTCAAAGACAGTGGTCTCCCCCCCTAAATTCGTCTTTGGGGCTGATAGCCTTCAGAAGTTTTTTGGCACATCAGCACCTAAATCTCACCCTGAAGCTGAAGTGTCTGGATCTGATTGCAAAGCCAAAGGTTCTGGACATCCTGCCAAGGCTTTGTTTGCAGCACCTGCATTCAAAATCCCAGAGAGAG GGCTGGATTTTAGGCTTTTCAAAGATAACCCAATGGCTTTTTGGACCAGCACATCCATCACCCAATCTGAACCCCCAG AGCCCCCGCAGGCAGAAGGAGGAGATGCAGGGTTAAATGAGGACTCGGAGGTGGAGGTTGTGTATGTCAGAGAACCCACTGCTGAGCAGGCAGCATTAGCCAGGAGACTCCTGCTGCCTCTCACCTTCTTCTGCTACCAGAGTGATCCAGGCTACGTTAGCGATGACCAAACCGATG ATGAGGACTTTGAGTCAGCAGTGAAAGCACTGAAAGGAAAGTTGTATCGTGACCGTCCTGGGAGAAAGGCTGCAGCATGTGGTGACG AGCCAGACTGCCAAGTGGTGTGGGAGAAGAAACCGACGCCAGAACAAGAGGAGAAGGCCAAAAGCCTCCAGCTTCCACCCACCTTTTTCTGCGGCCTGAGCACTACAGACAGTGACCTGGACCAGGACAAGCCTGAGGACTTTGAGACAGAAGTCCGCAAGGCACAGCAAGACCTG GATGCCCagttaaacaaagacaaaaagacctCCTGCAGCACAGCTGTAGCCCACGAACAGCTTGTGTCGAGCACAGAGGCTGCAGGCAGCACGTCTCCAGCTGAGGTGCAGACCTCTGATGACCCAACAGAGACTGGAAGTGAAGCTCCAAGCAGCAGCTCTCCCATTGACCTGTCAACTAAGAAGAGCTCAGAGACTGAGTCCAACAGTGGGACTGCAGCTCTGACACCTGCAACTACTAGTCAAG TGATAACTATTCCTCCAACTGCAGACTCCACCAGCTTTGGCTTCAACTCCTTGGGCGGCTTCTCGTTTGCTGACTTGGCCAAAAACAATGAAGGATTTGCATTTGGAAAGAAAG ACACCAACTTCTCCTGGGCAAACGCTGGAGCAGCTGTGTTTGGGTCCACTGTGCCATCCTCACCGAAAAACAAcggggaggaggagggcagtgatgaagaggaggccTCTAATAATGTAGACATCCATTTTGAGCCAATAGTGTCACTACCAGAG GTGGAGACAAAGTCAggggaggaggatgaggaaatCCTGTTTAAGGAGCGTACCAGGCTGTACCGATGGGACCGAGATGCCAGCCAGTGGAAGGAACGTGGCATTGGTGACATCAAGATCCTCTTCCACCCAAGCAAACATTTCTACCGAATCCTGATGAGAAGGGATCAGGTACTGAGGGTTTGCGCCAACCACACCATCTCCCAGGCAATGGAGCTCAAACCCATGAATGCCTCAGCTAACGCACTGATCTGGACTGCCACTGACTACTCAG aCGGTGATGCCGTAGTGGAGCAGCTGGCAGCCAAGTTCAAAACCCCCGAGATTGCTGAATCCTTCAAGAAGATCTTCTGTGAATGTCAGAACCGAATGGGCCAAACTAGCAGTGATCCCTCTTGTGCCACCTCACCGCAGATGTCCAGAATTCAAGAGCACTCAAGAGACAATAATCCTCAGGTGTTCCTCAAAGTGTCAGCTGATGGAGAACCACTGGGCACAATCACCATAGAGCTTTTCTCCCATATTGTCCCCAAGACAGCAGAGAACTTCAGGGCTCTCTGTACTGGTGAGAAAGGCTTTGGACTGAAGGACTCCATCTTCCACAGAGTCATACCAGACTTCATGTGTCAG GGTGGTGACATCACCAACGGTGATGGCACAGGAGGCAAGACCATCTATGGCAGCAAATTTGAGGATGAGAACTTTGATGTTCGACACACAGGCCCAGGAATTGTGTCAATGGCCAATTGTGGGCGCGACACCAACAACTCACAGTTCTTCATCACTCTAAAGAAAGCCGAACACCTGGACTTCAAACACGTGGCTTTCGGCTGGGTTCGGGATGGCATGGGTGTGGTTCAACAGATGGGAGAGCTGGGCACAAAGGGAGGATTGCCCAAGAAGAAGCTTGTCATCACAGACTGTGGACAGCTGTAG